Proteins from one Rhinopithecus roxellana isolate Shanxi Qingling chromosome 20, ASM756505v1, whole genome shotgun sequence genomic window:
- the PDILT gene encoding protein disulfide-isomerase-like protein of the testis: protein MPSDDITYENLKKFGRSFLSKNAKKHQSSEEIPKHWDQGLVKQLMGKNFNTVAFDKEKDVFVMFYAPWSKKCKMLFPLLEELGRKYQNHSTIVIAKIDITANDIQLMYLDRYPFFRLFPTDSQQAVLYKGEHTLKGFSDFLESHIKTRIEDEDELLSVEQNEVIEEEVRAKEKEVPMMKKESPEQQSPELENVTKHVSKLEESAGKKKTSEEVVVVAKPKGPPTQKKKSKVKEEL, encoded by the exons AAACATCAATCCAGTGAAGAgattccaaagcactgggaccaGGGACTGGTTAAGCAGCTCATGGGGAAGAACTTCAACACAGTCGCCTTTGACAAAGAAAAGGACGTGTTTGTGATGTTCT ATGCACCCTGGTCTAAAAAGTGCAAGATGCTGTTCCCACTGTTGGAGGAATTGGGCAGAAAGTATCAAAACCATTCCACGATCGTCATTGCCAAGATCGACATCACAGCAAATGACATTCAGCTGATGTACCTGGACCGGTACCCATTCTTCAGGCTGTTTCCCACTGACTCTCAACAA GCTGTCCTGTATAAGGGAGAGCATACACTGAAGGGCTTCTCTGACTTCCTGGAAAGCCACATCAAAACTAGGattgaggatgaggatgag CTATTGTCTGTTGAGCAAAACGAAGTGATAGAAGAGGAAGTGCGAGCTAAGGAAAAGGAGGTGCCTATGATGAAGAAAGAGTCACCTGAACAGCAGTCACCTGAGCTGGAGAATGTGACCAAGCATGTATCCAAGCTGGAAGAGTCCGCTGGGAAGAAGAAAACATctgaggaggtggtggtggtggccaaaCCGAAGGGACCTCCAAcgcaaaagaagaaatcaaaagtcaAGGAAGAACTTTAG